The Zygosaccharomyces rouxii strain CBS732 chromosome G complete sequence genome contains a region encoding:
- the PEX1 gene encoding AAA family ATPase peroxin 1 (similar to uniprot|P24004 Saccharomyces cerevisiae YKL197C PEX1 AAA-family ATPase peroxin required for peroxisome biogenesis contains two 230 amino acid ATP-binding AAA cassettes upregulated in anaerobiosis Pex1p and Pex6p interact via their N-terminal AAA-cassettes) — protein MTASKAGELHFSGIRVVSANDIKGNFVRLPSSIVQTLESTGISIQEFGISIVRESKEILHTGWDGYESQGYANGQSTIDINPILAREFGLVMGSLVDLTICKYGASQTATEVHVEPESSDDWEIIESNSMFFQDEILHQTRIVTVGEVLICYIDNVVSKFRINRIFPETLKSARINTGSLIVIAPRENRARHPVENVKARELNKPMDTVARLRRTIITTDSTELQGLQARVHPGELESEYALVSILYNSLDMKHLQALKKASGKYASDIACTVAIDGTVPSGHIMLSPLVWDCLCTAPENGIKLKIEFCLGQNFANDSSNSVKVLVKSLVSEEEAAKRDKRRVLHSSNLQKGPSQTILDLMGKLQTTVLTHKMIFAKENVTIELLVENSGKHPIITDFNENPIGDNWQYLPLEEVKLPLNELNYKLEGSTFVKKSMELDSLVTTDLIKQLSNFLTLPVTPSSCAMLEGGSGMGKTTLLQQLAKELILKHGKYVKYVDCDSLMESSNLTRMKQFLQDCCSLCYWHGPSVLLLDNASTLFPNMKSEDPQQQAQLQRGGPTSTKLAMTLIHGIQMISRKNSEAVRVVICDKNKHELNGSFFDKHFVSETFKIKALDTDGRTNMIQFFIKKTHTELADDLQFRDIALETEGYSPLDLELLVEKMFYNLTILQSHQNSEGLLDKKLFQETLKSFTPSSLQGVKLTKSTGVKWDDIGALKAPKRLLLETLEWPVKYAPIFANCPLQLRSGVLLYGYPGCGKTLLASAVAQQCGLNFITVKGPEILDKYIGASEQNVRELFERAQSVKPCILFFDEFDSIAPKRGHDSTGVTDRIVNQLLTQMDGVEGLDGVYVLAATSRPDLIDPALLRPGRIDKSVLCNIPSLVDRHDILRAITSKMDILQGTDLYPVAQQTEGHTGADLQGLCYSAYLKAVHRELDEHEKSQEADQNQDKDSTQDIVHSVINGGDPSSLLQNVRLFTSKQNSDLQYGKGTTDQKLPKPKISLKDLLDAAKETKSSISTHELYKLRSIYDRFQDNRDGQMPNGEGSVETGTRTSLA, from the coding sequence ATGACCGCATCTAAAGCTGGTGAACTTCATTTCTCCGGTATAAGGGTCGTATCTGCCAATGATATCAAGGGAAATTTCGTTCGATTGCCCAGTTCCATAGTACAAACATTAGAATCTACAGGTATTTCCATACAAGAGTTTGGTATCAGTATCGTTAGAGAAAGTAAAGAAATCCTACACACTGGATGGGATGGATACGAATCACAGGGATATGCTAATGGGCAATCTACCATTGATATAAATCCTATTTTGGCCAGAGAATTTGGATTAGTGATGGGTTCTCTAGTGGATTTGACTATTTGTAAATATGGAGCTAGTCAGACTGCTACTGAGGTCCATGTAGAGCCAGAGAGTAGTGACGATTGGGAAATTATCGAGAGTAATTCAATGTTTTtccaagatgaaattttacaccAGACGAGGATAGTCACTGTAGGGGAAGTGTTGATATGTTATATAGATAATGTGGTATCGAAGTTCAGAATTAACAGAATATTTCCAGAAACTCTAAAGTCAGCAAGAATCAATACTGGTTCTTTGATTGTTATAGCTCCGAGAGAGAACAGAGCTAGACATCCAGtggaaaatgttaaagCCAGAGAATTGAACAAACCAATGGATACCGTAGCTAGATTGAGGAGAACCATTATCACTACTGATAGTACGGAATTACAAGGCTTACAAGCAAGGGTTCATCCTGGTGAGTTAGAATCTGAATACGCATTAGTCTCTATTCTTTACAATTCTCTTGACATGAAGCATCTTCAGGCGCTTAAGAAAGCATCTGGCAAATATGCAAGTGATATTGCATGTACAGTGGCAATAGACGGTACGGTACCGTCTGGTCACATAATGCTTTCGCCACTGGTATGGGATTGTCTCTGTACTGCTCCTGAAAATGGGATCAAACTGAAGATAGAATTTTGTCTTGGTCAGAATTTCGCAAatgattcttcaaattctgtgaaagtattggtgaaatctCTAGtaagtgaagaagaagccGCTAAAAGGGATAAACGTCGAGTGCTAcattcttccaatttgcAAAAGGGACCCTCACAGACCATCCTTGATCTAATGGGCAAATTACAGACAACTGTCCTAACTCATAAAATGATTTTTGCAAAGGAAAATGTAACCATTGAATTGCTTGTAGAAAATAGTGGTAAGCATCCCATAATAACAGATTTTAATGAGAATCCAATTGGTGATAATTGGCAATACTTGCCATTGGAAGAAGTAAAATTACCCCTCAATGAATTAAATTATAAATTAGAAGGAAGTACTTTTGTCAAGAAATCTATGGAGTTAGATAGCCTTGTAACCACCGATCTCATCAAGCAATTGTCCAATTTTTTGACATTGCCAGTAACTCCCTCCAGTTGTGCAATGTTAGAAGGTGGAAGTGGTATGGGTAAGACTACGTTATTGCAACAATTAGCTAAGGAACTTATACTAAAACATGGGAAATATGTGAAATATGTGGATTGTGATTCTCTAATGGAATCATCGAATTTGACTCGTATGAAACAGTTTTTACAGGACTGTTGTTCTCTCTGCTATTGGCACGGCCCTTCCGTACTATTGTTGGATAATGCTAGCACGTTGTTCCCCAACATGAAATCAGAGGATCCCCAACAACAGGCACAATTGCAAAGAGGTGGCCCCACATCTACTAAACTGGCAATGACTCTAATTCATGGCATCCAaatgatttcaagaaagaaTTCTGAGGCTGTTCGTGTAGTTATTTGTGATAAGAATAAGCATGAATTGAATGGAAGCTTTTTCGATAAACATTTTGTTAGTGAAACCTTCAAGATCAAGGCGCTAGATACTGATGGTAGAACTAAtatgattcaattttttatcaaaaagaCTCATACGGAGTTAGCTGACGACTTACAATTTCGTGATATAGCATTGGAGACAGAGGGATATTCACCTCTAGATCTTGAGTTATTAGTGGAAAAGATGTTTTACAATCTgacaattcttcaaagtcATCAAAATTCTGAGGGATTGCTTGACAAAAAGTTATTTCAAGAGACCTTAAAGAGTTTTACTCCGTCTTCATTACAAGGCGTTAAATTGACAAAGAGTACAGGCGTAAAATGGGACGATATTGGAGCTCTGAAAGCACCAAAGCGATTGCTTTTGGAAACATTGGAGTGGCCGGTTAAGTATGCGCCCATTTTTGCCAACTGTCCCCTACAACTACGTTCAGGTGTTCTATTATATGGATACCCAGGCTGTGGTAAGACTCTGTTGGCAAGCGCAGTGGCTCAACAATGTGGTCTTAACTTTATTACTGTCAAAGGTCCAGAAATCTTAGATAAATACATTGGCGCCAGTGAGCAAAATGTGCGTGAATTGTTTGAAAGAGCCCAAAGTGTTAAACCTTgtattttattctttgatgaatttgacTCCATTGCCCCCAAAAGAGGCCATGATTCTACTGGTGTTACTGACCGAATCGTTAATCAACTTTTAACCCAAATGGATGGTGTAGAAGGTCTCGATGGTGTCTATGTGTTAGCGGCAACGAGCAGGCCGGACCTGATCGACCCTGCACTACTTAGACCTGGTAGAATCGACAAAAGTGTGTTGTGCAATATACCCAGTTTAGTAGATCGTCATGATATTTTAAGGGCTATAACTTCCAAGATGGATATCTTACAGGGAACAGATTTGTATCCAGTTGCACAACAAACAGAGGGACATACAGGTGCAGATTTACAAGGTTTATGTTACAGCGCATATTTGAAAGCAGTACACAGAGAGTTAGATGAGCATGAAAAATCACAAGAAGCTGATCAAAATCAGGACAAAGATTCAACTCAAGATATAGTTCATTCGGTGATAAATGGCGGGGATCCGTCCTCTTTGTTACAGAATGTACGGTTATTCACCTCGAAGCAGAATAGTGACTTACAGTATGGTAAAGGGACCACAGATCAAAAATTACCTAAACCAAAGATATCCTTGAAAGACCTCCTGGATGCCGCTAAAGAGACTAAATCAAGCATTTCCACGCACGAGTTATACAAATTACGGTCCATCTATGACCGTTTCCAAGACAACCGTGATGGGCAGATGCCCAACGGCGAGGGTTCCGTGGAAACCGGTACAAGAACCAGCTTAGCATGA
- the PTK2 gene encoding protein kinase PTK2 (similar to uniprot|P47116 Saccharomyces cerevisiae YJR059W PTK2 Putative serine/threonine protein kinase involved in regulation of ion transport across plasma membrane enhances spermine uptake), giving the protein MPQKAESMNPFRALGKKLKEHAEGKNHASGGSSRADSPDKNGRNRSASFASKKGTPVPNAPHNLKPANSSASLQNIMAHNHNPFAAHQDPQRSGVPARRNTHSSDKKHPARQASHPVLSHEKMVYNPYGLNNPRNGGSMNGGHGNNDLSFYMHDGDAHVRVLPLPISDPNGFLPEDMKQISVALTDNFTFDSDNQALGSGGSSEVRKIRSSHHPRNLYALKKLNMIYDETPEKFYKRCSKEFVIGKHLSHSVHVANTYCLVKVPTTTYTTRGWGFVIEICAKDLFQLMERSGWRTVPLSEKYCIFKQIANGVKFCHEQGIAHRDLKPENVLLTHDGVCKLTDFGISDWYHTDPQDPNSPVKTCEGMIGSSPYAPPEVMVYDSKKNFPQSAQKPFDPLLMDSYALGIILMSLVNNVLPFFESCNVDSRYRDYATAYEQYVHYQNSHFRDKGCHRPGPGAEYLLARNFNSSDAARVAWRLADPKASTRYTMEDLFNDPWFQSIETCVDPEEEPTLNAPELRAPASQISTNGTAGSINTSGPSAEEPTKPRSMVDIAESPTAPSAHNNIAQITRKMSDISVSSSNHSIQQSTSMAHQNSSVSLRSQATSRPKKRRLQHNHLEVPASIAPSSSARAMSSR; this is encoded by the coding sequence ATGCCGCAAAAAGCTGAATCTATGAACCCATTTAGAGCGTTAGGTAAAAAGTTGAAAGAACACGCTGAAGGTAAGAATCATGCAAGTGGGGGTTCATCAAGAGCGGATTCACCAGACAAAAATGGTCGTAATAGATCAGCATCATTTGCCTCTAAGAAAGGGACACCAGTGCCTAATGCACCTCATAATCTGAAACCTGCGAACTCCTCAGCATCTTTACAAAACATAATGGCTCATAATCATAATCCCTTTGCTGCACATCAAGATCCACAACGTTCAGGGGTGCCTGCACGTAGGAATACCCACTCAAGTGACAAGAAACATCCTGCTCGTCAAGCTTCGCATCCAGTCCTGAGTCATGAGAAGATGGTTTATAACCCCTACGGGCTAAACAATCCAAGAAATGGTGGATCTATGAATGGCGGACATGGGAACAACGATTTGAGTTTTTACATGCATGATGGTGATGCCCATGTCAGAGTTCTACCACTACCGATTTCAGACCCAAATGGCTTTTTACCTGAGGATATGAAGCAAATTAGCGTTGCCTTAACGGATAATTTTACTTTCGATAGTGATAATCAAGCGTTAGGATCAGGTGGGTCTAGTGAGGTGCGTAAGATTCGTAGCTCTCATCATCCCAGGAATCTATATGCActcaagaaattaaacaTGATTTATGATGAAACCCCTgagaaattttacaaacgCTGTTCCAAAGAATTCGTGATCGGTAAGCATCTTTCACATAGTGTTCACGTTGCCAACACATACTGTTTGGTTAAAGTTCCTACGACGACATACACAACTCGCGGTTGGGGATTTGTCATTGAGATTTGTGCCAAAGATTTATTTCAATTAATGGAAAGAAGCGGATGGCGTACTGTGCCATTATCAGAAAAATATTGTATCTTCAAACAAATTGCCAATGGTGTCAAGTTTTGTCACGAGCAAGGTATTGCTCAcagagatttgaaacctgAAAACGTCCTACTGACTCACGATGGTGTTTGTAAATTGACAGATTTTGGTATTTCTGATTGGTATCATACTGATCCCCAGGATCCCAACAGCCCCGTCAAGACCTGCGAAGGTATGATCGGTTCCTCACCATATGCACCTCCAGAGGTAATGGTCTATGAttcgaagaaaaatttCCCCCAATCTGCTCAAAAACCTTTTGACCCACTGCTTATGGATTCATACGCTCTGGGTATCATTTTAATGTCACTAGTGAACAATGTCCTGCCATTTTTCGAATCCTGTAATGTGGATTCGAGATACAGAGACTATGCGACCGCATACGAACAGTACGTccattaccaaaattcCCATTTTAGAGACAAGGGCTGTCATAGACCAGGTCCAGGTGCCGAATACCTTTTAGCACGCAATTTTAACAGTTCAGATGCTGCTAGAGTAGCCTGGAGGTTGGCTGACCCTAAGGCATCAACTCGTTACACAATGGAAGACCTATTCAACGACCCATGGTTCCAATCCATCGAAACCTGCGTGGATCCAGAGGAAGAACCTACATTGAACGCACCTGAGCTAAGAGCACCCGCTTCTCAGATAAGTACGAATGGTACTGCCGGTTCTATAAACACAAGTGGCCCCTCGGCTGAAGAACCTACAAAGCCAAGATCTATGGTAGACATCGCGGAATCACCAACCGCTCCCTCAGCCCATAATAACATTGCtcaaattacaagaaagaTGAGCGATATTTCCGTGTCAAGCAGTAACCACAGCATTCAACAGAGCACCTCAATGGCCCATCAGAATTCATCAGTCTCACTACGCAGCCAAGCTACCTCTCGACCCAAGAAGCGTCGTCTACAACACAACCACCTGGAAGTGCCTGCAAGCATAGCACCTTCGTCGTCTGCAAGAGCCATGTCATCACGCTAA
- the CBF1 gene encoding Cbf1p (some similarities with uniprot|P17106 Saccharomyces cerevisiae YJR060W CBF1 Helix-loop-helix protein that binds the motif CACRTG (R): protein MSKREHGEEDDESIKRQKQDDNIDAALLNEGEAQSGSQQYETAATAAAVAHAAYGDLIQHPGDEGKSGGAGDDDDDDEGAENHGSAGVHAHTGAEGGAGDNEGGEDEEEDEEEEEDVDDQIKDPDHVPEDDDDENRGKQSHRRSSGSIKSGLGGNTSARSGSGSADVDLEDAAGADDDVDDDEKKMFARRARRAPAATGSDEWRKQRKDSHKEVERRRRENINTAINKLSELLPVKESSKATVLARAAEYIQKLKETESANIDKWTLQKLLSEQNQSRLSTANERLQDELGRAYKEIESLRQKLKEAGIEVETSNEN from the coding sequence ATGTCAAAGAGGGAACACGGTGAAGAGGACGACGAGTCTATCAAGAGACAAAAACAGGACGATAACATTGATGCTGCGCTTTTGAACGAAGGTGAAGCACAGAGTGGCTCACAACAGTACGAGACAGCAGCTAcagctgctgctgttgcgCATGCAGCCTATGGTGATTTGATTCAACATCCTGGTGATGAGGGCAAGTCAGGTGGTGCCGgtgacgatgacgatgacgatgaaggtGCAGAGAATCACGGAAGTGCTGGTGTGCATGCGCATACCGGTGCTGAAGGTGGAGCTGGTGACAAcgaaggtggtgaagacgaagaggaagatgaggaagaggaggaggatGTCGATGACCAAATAAAGGATCCAGACCACGTTCCTGAggacgatgatgatgaaaatcGCGGTAAGCAATCACACAGACGTAGTAGTGGATCTATCAAGAGTGGTCTTGGTGGTAACACCTCTGCACGTAGTGGTAGTGGGTCTGCAGATGTAGACTTGGAAGATGCAGCCGGCGCTGATGACGATGTCGAcgatgatgagaagaagatgtttGCAAGGCGTGCAAGACGTGCTCCAGCAGCTACGGGCTCAGATGAATGGAGGAAACAGCGTAAGGATTCTCACAAGGAAGTGGAAAGACGTCGGCGTGAAAATATCAATACTGCAATTAATAAGTTAAGCGAATTGCTACCTGTTAAAGAGTCTAGTAAGGCGACAGTACTGGCGAGAGCAGCTGAATAtatccaaaaattgaaagaaactGAAAGTGCAAATATTGACAAATGGACTCTACAGAAATTACTGAGTGAACAAAACCAATCAAGACTGTCGACTGCCAATGAAAGGTTACAAGACGAATTAGGTAGAGCCtataaagaaattgaatccTTGAGACAAAAGCTAAAGGAGGCTGGAATTGAGGTGGAAACGAGTAACGAGAACTGA